In one window of Episyrphus balteatus chromosome 3, idEpiBalt1.1, whole genome shotgun sequence DNA:
- the LOC129912986 gene encoding nuclear pore complex protein Nup107, which translates to MSETTFVSKRGLIRTKEPRADTSTKSKNLDLSITLAPSEIQRILDGHNTSNLNKSANFSMLYESTSNILGTEPANSERSVLENNELGIREKANMLFPQFLEVLQSRTNDSEIFDTIQDIIHTCSGIIDELNRDGMRGNYVKQKSEEHLWFEQEHNTWKLLYALYKDRIMVQTEHMDEAVLGCSDKEVINQLYTCNPHIREYQLIVDWLEACYVKDEAMHVGHSTDRTVAWENTLFQLQNPHDVAFGNGRDTIKSLDPDAPIREKKPLHPLDEEDNLRLSKGIFAEIRQGRIDEAMALCKYCGQTWRAAILEGWRLHEDPNYESANPKEKIPIEGNPRRDIWKKCAWMMADSNKFDEYTRAIAGVLCGHLESLKSLLSKSWLDLLWAYLKVQIDIRVESEIRSLMPQDYWDNKMSLEQIFDELSVHKNESVKQAAKNKMHIIQKYIILDNVPELLQKMRSWVDEEKLSPHMLRFLSHIVLFMRQIGKVDKEEVADVIIKAYVECLIDLKDPQLVAFYTAGLPGKMQILLYSKFLETIKESPARAAALEEAASAGLDVEGITRHTVQTIRTRVFDDDGEGEEKRQGDISESEQEKIKVLEWLTFYPEQKGELLWQANALFRTFLAQGKSECMRAAFEMVPADTLSQIISLYGSKDNFPCREECSIKEYLSYKVYLVALDGFNDWSQLYHNRPKEPQAVNTNANFTERIASEHKEQVYRSELDRWKMNLNEQTAVTRDALFNVLLFPEKGWLIDPETAKNPVDVDQLDWENRLHQLQKLRSICIPEVVLLLHKVLHQSGDYKGCIKLADEISSEARQLYKVYTKHKLAELLSKISESCLTLLNEKLDPWGYPTTA; encoded by the exons ATGTCCGAAACAACTTTTGTATCTAAACGTGGTCTAATTCGAACCAAAGAACCTCGTGCAGATACATCCACCAAATCCAAGAATTTGGATCTGTCCATAACCCTCGCTCCAAGTGAAATTCAAAGAATTTTAGATGGACACAACACCTCAAATCTCAACAAAAGTGCCAACTTTTCCATGTTGTATGAAAGTACCAGCAATATCTTGGGAACAGAGCCGGCAAACAGCGAACGTTCGGTTCTTGAGAATAATGAGCTTGGAATAAGGGAAAAAGCAAACATGCTATTTCCTCAGTTTCTTGAAGTGTTGCAAAGTCGCACAAATGATTCAGAAATCTTTGATACCATTCAAGATATAATTCACACATGTTCTGGCATTATTGACGAACTTAATCGAGATGGAATGCGTGGAAATTATGTCAAGCAAAAGTCTGAAGAGCATTTGTGGTTCGAACAGGAGCACAACACTTGGAAACTGTTGTATGCTTTGTACAAGGACCGAATCATGGTTCAAACCGAACACATGGATGAAGCCGTTCTCGGTTGTTCGGATAAAGAAGTCATAAATCAACTTTATACTT gCAACCCACACATTCGAGAATACCAACTGATTGTTGATTGGCTGGAGGCCTGCTATGTCAAAGATGAAGCAATGCACGTTGGTCACTCAACCGACCGCACTGTTGCCTGGGAAAACACCCTCTTTCAACTGCAAAATCCACACGATGTTGCTTTTGGCAATGGACGTGACACTATCAAGTCTTTAGACCCAGATGCTCCAATCCGTGAGAAGAAGCCTCTTCATCCGCTCGATGAAGAAGACAACTTGCGACTCTCGAAAGGGATTTTCGCTGAAATACGTCAAGGACGCATTGATGAAGCCATGGCACTATGCAAGTATTGTGGGCAAACTTGGCGAGCAGCTATCTTAGAAGGATGGCGGCTCCACGAAGATCCCAACTACGAGTCTGCAAATCCTAAAGAAAAGATTCCAATCGAAGGAAATCCCCGTCGTGATATCTGGAAAAAGTGTGCCTGGATGATGGCTGATAGCAACAAGTTCGATGAATACACTCGTGCAATTGCAGGTGTTTTGTGTGGTCATTTGGAATCACTGAAATCTTTGCTAAGCAAATCCTGGCTTGACTTGCTGTGGGCCTATCTCAAGGTACAAATTGACATCCGAGTTGAAAGTGAAATTCGCTCCCTAATGCCTCAAGATTACTGGGACAACAAGATGTCTTTGGAACAAATATTCGACGAACTTTCGGTTCACAAGAACGAAAGTGTAAAGCAGGCagcgaaaaataaaatgcacatcATCCAGAAGTACATAATTTTGGACAACGTTCCAGAGCTTTTGCAAAAGATGCGCTCTTGGGTAGATGAGGAAAAACTGTCCCCCCACATGCTGCGATTCCTCAGCCATATTGTGCTTTTCATGCGACAAATTGGGAAAGTTGATAAGGAAGAGGTGGCCGATGTGATAATCAAGGCTTACGTTGAATGTTTGATTGATTTGAAAGATCCACAGTTGGTTGCTTTCTATACTGCTGGTCTGCCTGGAAAAATGCAAATATTGCTCTACTCGAAATTCTTGGAAACTATTAAGGAATCTCCAGCTCGAGCGGCAGCTTTGGAAGAAGCCGCTTCGGCTGGACTTGATGTAGAGGGTATAACCAGACACACAGTACAAACCATACGCACTCGTGTGTTTGATGACGATGGTGAAGGAGAAGAAAAACGACAAGGAGATATCTCCGAATCAGAACAAGAGAAAATAAAAGTCCTGGAATGGCTTACATTCTATCCGGAACAAAAGGGTGAACTTTTGTGGCAAGCAAATGCTTTGTTTCGAACATTTTTGGCTCAGGGAAAGAGCGAATGCATGCGTGCGGCTTTTGAAATGGTCCCAGCAGACACATTGTCACAAATTATTTCATTGTATGGTTCCAAGGATAATTTTCCTTGCCGCGAAGAATGCAGCATTAAAGAATACCTCAGTTATAAAGTTTATTTGGTGGCTTTAGATGGCTTCAATGATTGGTCTCAACTATATCATAATCGACCAAAAGAACCACAAGCTGTTAATACGAATGCTAATTTTACAGAGCGAATCGCATCGGAACACAAAGAGCAGGTCTATCGTTCGGAACTTGATCGCTGGAAAATGAATTTGAATGAACAAACAGCAG TTACTCGAGATGCACTCTTCAACGTTCTCTTATTCCCAGAAAAAGGCTGGCTTATCGATCCAGAAACTGCAAAGAATCCCGTCGATGTAGATCAATTAGATTGGGAGAATCGTTTGCATCAGTTGCAAAAGCTTCGGTCTATTTGTATTCCTGAAGTTGTATTGCTTCTGCATAAAGTTCTCCATCAGAGCGGTGACTACAAAGGTTGTATTAAATTGGCTGATGAAATTTCTAGCGAAGCAAGACAATTATATAAAGTTTATACAAAGCATAAGCTAGCTGAATTGCTTTCGAAAATATCTGAATCGTGTCTAACATTGCTGAATGAGAAACTTGATCCATGGGGATACCCAACTACGGCATAA